A stretch of Halichondria panicea chromosome 1, odHalPani1.1, whole genome shotgun sequence DNA encodes these proteins:
- the LOC135347067 gene encoding CUB and sushi domain-containing protein 3-like codes for MDLLVQICLLFYLLSSFVVAEATLDLMYNTSVACPGETVLFTCFVPGGVALQWRVDPPAESMLMSEVQINPFNIFSQVGRRDTFGSGVIMFEAVFVSNDDGNLTSTLINLSEVSVLDGSNVTYTATIDNGVVIESQQTVTVAGAPTSPLNPIISSIQNQTLSSIITLDWDSPSSTGGVSVSYALTISPTPLSESPVTVETTSAQITISYDTHYTVTIKTVNCAGNSSAVMVVIPAIVTCPSNPPPADRVTINGAPPLPVLIGSTLSFTCNRQMVPSTCESDGRWSPDPTTYMCLSVATCGSPAAPSRGSVDISGGTPPFSLGSEVTFHCDEGLFPPNVRTSTCADVGGRGEWVENPGSLVCRERPVNCTVPAEPCNGAIMDYERLNETVSEGTVLTYRCDNGFSLTGPNTITCTNARVWSTEPEAIVCVLMTEVSTIAPLFSTSATVAISVVITFIVTLVIGFLTGLLVMHLFSRKKAVYFPATEGQANAASTAPVGPVYEEVSPKEDIELNTNQAYGPLGL; via the exons ATGGATCTTCTTGTCCAGATATGTCTCCTGTTCTATCTCCTATCATCTTTTGTTGTTGCAG AGGCCACTTTGGATCTGATGTATAACACGAGTGTGGCGTGTCCTGGAGAGACAGTTTTGTTCACATGCTTCGTACCTGGTGGTGTTGCATTGCAATGGAGAGTAGATCCTCCAGCAGAGTCTATGTTGATGTCAGAAGTACAAATTAATCCATTCAATATATTCTCACAAGTTGGTCGAAGGGACACATTTGGATCTGGAGTGATCATGTTTGAGGCTGTTTTTGTGAGCAATGATGATGGAAATCTGACGTCCACTCTCATCAACCTcagtgaagtgtctgtactggATGGTAGCAATGTCACCTATACTGCTACTATTGATAATGGTGTTGTAATAGAGTCACAACAGACTGTCACAGTTGCTG GTGCCCCAACTTCTCCACTCAACCCAATAATTTCCTCCATTCAAAATCAAACTCTCTCTTCCATTATCACTCTGGACTGGGACTCcccctcctctactggtggtgtgtctgtcagctatgccctcaccatctccccaacacctctctccgAGTCACCAGTCACCGTGGAGACCACCTCGGCACAGATAACCATCTCCTACGACACTCACTACACTGTGACCATCAAAACTGTCAACTGTGCTGGCAATAGCAGTGCTGTAATGGTGGTGATTCCTGCTATTG TTACCTGCCCCTCTAATCCACCACCTGCGGATCGAGTGACCATCAATGGTGCTCCACCACTGCCTGTACTAATAGGATCAACACTAAGCTTCACTTGCAATAGACAGATGGTACCATCAACCTGTGAGAGTGATGGACGATGGTCACCTGACCCCACCACTTACATGTGTCTCTCAG TTGCCACCTGTGGTTCTCCTGCTGCACCATCTAGAGGTAGTGTGGACATCAGTGGTGGgacaccacccttctcactgGGTTCAGAGGTCACCTTCCACTGTGATGAGGGACTGTTCCCCCCTAATGtgaggaccagcacatgcgctgatgtggggggtaggggagagtgggtggagaatccCGGGAGCTTGGTGTGCAGGGAGAGGCCAG tcaacTGCACTGTGCCTGCTGAGCCGTGCAACGGTGCTATAATGGACTATGAGAGGTTGAACGAGACAGTGtcggagggaacagtgctgacttaccggtgtgacaatggattctcactgactggacccaacaccatcacttgcactaatgctaGAGTCTGGAGTactgagcctgaggcaatcGTGTGTGTACTTATGACTGAAG TTTCTACTATCGCTCCCTTGTTCTCCACTTCTGCAACTGTCGCTATCAGTgtggtcatcactttcattgtcactctagtcattggattcctcactggactcctagtgatgcaTCTTTTctctcgtaagaaggcagtaTACTTCCCGGCAActgaaggacaagctaacgCAGCGTCCACTGCACcagttggtcctgtttatgaggaggtgtcacccaaagaggacattgaactcaacacaaaccagGCGTACGGACCATTAGGACTGTGA